In one Cellulosilyticum sp. I15G10I2 genomic region, the following are encoded:
- the metA gene encoding homoserine O-acetyltransferase MetA has protein sequence MPIRVPNALPAIEILQQENIFVMDENRAVKQDIRALKIAVLNLMPIKQETEVQLLRLISNTPLQIDITLLRPISHDSKNTSQEHLETFYKTFDQIKHLKFDGMIITGAPVEQLEFEKVTYWHELTQIMEWSKHHVTSTFHICWGAQAGLHYHYGIPKYHLPQKKFGVFEHEIVNFEKLLQGLDDIVYIPHSRHTEVSKEEILSCKDLKLLLHSEQAGVALVISNDGKHIFATGHAEYDPHTLGKEYMRDLEKNLPIEIPDNYYIDDEMEKGTLVRWRSHAYILFSNWLNYYVYQVTPYNLDEIR, from the coding sequence TTGCCAATTAGAGTTCCTAATGCATTACCAGCAATAGAAATATTACAGCAAGAAAATATATTTGTAATGGATGAAAACAGAGCAGTTAAGCAAGATATAAGGGCACTTAAAATAGCGGTACTTAATTTAATGCCTATTAAACAAGAAACAGAAGTACAGCTGCTGCGTTTAATTAGTAATACACCGCTGCAAATAGATATTACCCTGCTAAGGCCAATTTCACATGACAGCAAGAATACCTCCCAAGAACATCTTGAAACTTTTTATAAGACTTTTGATCAGATTAAACATCTTAAATTTGATGGTATGATTATAACAGGAGCCCCCGTAGAACAGCTTGAGTTTGAAAAGGTTACTTATTGGCATGAGCTTACACAGATTATGGAGTGGTCTAAGCACCATGTTACTTCAACTTTTCATATTTGCTGGGGTGCGCAAGCTGGGCTTCACTACCATTATGGCATACCAAAATACCATCTTCCACAAAAGAAGTTTGGTGTGTTTGAGCATGAAATTGTTAACTTTGAAAAGTTATTACAAGGACTGGACGATATTGTCTATATACCACACTCAAGACATACTGAGGTTTCTAAAGAAGAGATTCTTTCGTGTAAAGACCTTAAGCTGCTTTTGCATTCAGAGCAAGCCGGTGTTGCGCTTGTTATATCTAATGATGGCAAACATATATTTGCAACGGGACATGCAGAGTATGACCCTCATACATTAGGCAAAGAGTATATGAGAGATCTAGAGAAAAATTTACCTATAGAAATACCAGATAATTATTATATTGATGATGAAATGGAAAAAGGTACACTTGTACGCTGGCGTTCACATGCTTATATTTTATTTTCAAATTGGCTGAATTATTATGTATATCAAGTTACACCGTATAATTTAGATGAAATACGATAA
- the yajC gene encoding preprotein translocase subunit YajC: MNLILGFTGGAAGGGVGMFVTVAYMAVFFGIMWFLVIRPQKKREKQVAEMQNTIKVGDHVLLQSGEYGKVVDVVNDLFVIEFGLNKSVRIPVKKAAVAAVQEPNLTVGKKVEPKVGTKVVEEDGVEYEYIEVEEEVEE, from the coding sequence ATGAATTTAATATTAGGATTTACAGGAGGCGCAGCAGGTGGGGGCGTAGGGATGTTTGTAACAGTTGCATATATGGCGGTGTTTTTTGGAATTATGTGGTTCTTAGTTATTAGACCTCAGAAGAAAAGAGAAAAACAAGTAGCTGAAATGCAAAATACAATTAAAGTTGGGGATCATGTTTTATTACAGTCAGGGGAATATGGTAAAGTTGTAGATGTTGTTAATGACCTTTTTGTTATTGAATTTGGACTTAATAAAAGTGTACGTATACCTGTGAAAAAAGCAGCTGTAGCAGCAGTACAAGAACCAAACTTAACGGTTGGTAAAAAGGTAGAGCCTAAAGTAGGTACAAAAGTAGTTGAAGAAGATGGTGTAGAATACGAATACATTGAAGTTGAAGAAGAAGTAGAAGAATAG
- a CDS encoding GTP pyrophosphokinase — MKNWKQILLPYSQAVEELKVKFKSIRNHYISLDEYSPIEFVTGRVKKISSILEKAKKKNIAVEDIEAKIEDIAGIRIMCQFAEDIYRVIDIIRARDGKDLYIEEERDYITNIKSSGYRSYHIIIKYPLQTGHGEKMIFAEIQIRTLAMNFWATIEHSLRYKYKQNMPTQIQARLTKAAEAAYQLDQEMAEIREEVLKCQESFQLESNLIADIFSSIQTINNKNSTRDMHEIYEMFWSLWEEGDINKLKEFSESLQYST, encoded by the coding sequence ATGAAAAACTGGAAGCAGATTTTACTACCCTATTCACAAGCTGTTGAGGAGTTAAAAGTTAAGTTCAAAAGTATTCGAAATCACTATATAAGTTTAGATGAATATTCTCCTATTGAGTTTGTTACAGGTAGGGTCAAAAAAATATCCAGTATTTTAGAAAAGGCGAAGAAAAAAAATATAGCAGTGGAGGATATAGAAGCAAAGATAGAGGATATAGCGGGCATTCGCATTATGTGCCAGTTTGCAGAAGACATTTACAGAGTGATAGATATTATACGGGCGAGAGACGGCAAAGATCTTTATATTGAAGAAGAAAGAGATTATATCACAAATATAAAAAGCAGCGGTTATCGAAGTTATCATATTATTATCAAATATCCATTACAAACGGGTCATGGAGAAAAAATGATTTTTGCAGAAATCCAAATCAGAACATTGGCTATGAATTTTTGGGCAACAATTGAGCACTCGCTAAGATATAAATATAAACAGAATATGCCGACTCAGATACAAGCAAGGCTCACAAAGGCAGCAGAAGCTGCTTATCAATTAGATCAGGAAATGGCAGAAATCAGAGAAGAAGTGCTTAAATGTCAAGAGTCTTTTCAACTGGAATCTAATCTTATAGCAGATATTTTTAGCAGTATTCAGACGATAAACAACAAAAATAGTACAAGAGATATGCATGAAATTTATGAGATGTTTTGGAGTCTTTGGGAAGAAGGGGATATCAATAAGCTTAAAGAGTTTAGTGAAAGTTTGCAGTATTCCACATAA
- a CDS encoding replication-associated recombination protein A, whose translation MDLFEYINEKKGNSESPLASRMRPTKLDQIVGQEHILGKDKLLYRAILADKLQSLIFYGPPGTGKTTIAKVIASTTKAHFIVLNATTSGKADIVKAVEEAKVERSLSGKKTIIFIDEIHRFNKAQQDALLPYTEDGTLVLIGATTENPYFEVNRALISRSLVFELMPLSTKHIETIIKEAVYNKERGLGAYIMAITDEAIHYLAVNTSGDARSALNAVELAAMTTDRSSDGKIHLTQDVLKECLQKKVLNYDKNGDNHYDIISAFIKSMRGSDQDATAHYLARMIESGEDPKFIARRIVICASEDVGNADPQALIIATNAMMAVERIGMPEGRIILSQAALYVACAPKSNASYLAINKALEDIRTKEIGLVPAHLKDSHYSGAKDMGHGIGYLYAHDYPHHYVKQQYMPDQLQGTLYYEPTNEGYEKHIKHLLEARKDSRTL comes from the coding sequence ATGGACCTCTTTGAATATATTAATGAAAAAAAGGGAAACAGTGAATCTCCCCTTGCTTCCCGGATGCGACCTACAAAGCTTGATCAAATAGTTGGACAAGAACATATTTTAGGTAAAGATAAATTGCTTTACCGCGCTATATTAGCTGATAAGCTGCAATCACTTATTTTTTATGGCCCCCCAGGAACGGGTAAGACAACGATAGCTAAAGTGATAGCAAGTACAACAAAAGCTCATTTTATTGTACTCAATGCGACGACATCAGGAAAAGCAGATATTGTTAAAGCAGTGGAAGAGGCAAAAGTAGAGCGCTCCTTATCTGGTAAAAAGACGATCATTTTTATAGACGAAATTCATCGTTTTAACAAAGCACAGCAAGATGCATTATTACCCTATACAGAAGATGGCACCCTTGTGTTAATAGGTGCCACTACAGAAAATCCTTATTTTGAAGTAAATAGAGCGCTCATCTCCCGTTCGTTAGTATTCGAACTAATGCCGCTTAGTACTAAGCATATTGAAACAATCATAAAAGAAGCTGTCTATAATAAGGAGAGAGGTTTAGGGGCCTATATCATGGCTATTACAGACGAAGCCATTCATTATTTAGCAGTTAATACAAGCGGAGATGCCAGAAGTGCATTAAATGCTGTAGAACTTGCAGCGATGACTACAGATAGAAGTAGCGACGGCAAGATTCATTTAACCCAAGATGTGCTTAAGGAATGTTTGCAAAAAAAAGTACTTAATTATGATAAAAATGGAGATAATCATTATGATATTATCTCAGCATTTATTAAGAGTATGAGAGGCAGCGATCAAGATGCAACTGCACACTATTTAGCCAGAATGATTGAATCGGGAGAAGATCCTAAATTTATTGCCAGAAGAATAGTGATTTGTGCCAGTGAAGATGTGGGCAATGCAGATCCACAAGCCCTTATTATTGCTACAAATGCTATGATGGCAGTTGAAAGAATAGGCATGCCGGAAGGTCGGATTATTCTCTCACAGGCAGCACTTTATGTAGCCTGCGCCCCTAAAAGTAACGCAAGCTATCTTGCTATTAATAAAGCACTGGAGGATATAAGAACAAAAGAGATCGGCTTGGTGCCAGCACATCTTAAAGACAGTCATTATAGTGGGGCGAAAGATATGGGACATGGCATAGGGTACCTATATGCCCATGATTATCCGCATCACTATGTGAAGCAGCAATATATGCCGGATCAGCTTCAAGGCACCCTATATTATGAACCAACCAATGAAGGCTATGAAAAGCATATCAAACATCTTCTAGAAGCAAGAAAAGACTCTAGGACCCTGTAA
- the spoVB gene encoding stage V sporulation protein B codes for MRKKTLITGTLILTIASLITRLLGFGFRVYMSNIMGAEGMGLYQLLFPIYMLLWAASSAGISLAVSKMVAEQTSRNQHSNAVRILKTSLCIALGISVILSLALYTFSSFIATYYIHEPITTLSLKILAACIPFMSAACCIRGYFQGRQEMTVSALAQIVEQVARMLVIYLFAGFFIPKGLEYACALGVLGMCIGEVFSFILSFAAFRLKKRQLYFTKATLNYHTTFNTLLALSIPITANRFLTSGLQSFENILIPIQLQKFGLDSSSALALYGKFSGMALPLLFFPSMVTMSLSTVLVPAISEAVSRNNHLTLQKIISKAIQFSCLIGVGATALFLSLSKEIALACYGLEDVGELLKLLAIICPFLYLQNILTGTMNGLGMQKQTFKTNILGSLTCISIILTIVPLKGILGFVLALLIQSGFVTVMLLWHVLKNIDLPVDINNWVVKPIVAALAGALTTTYIHHTYLMPAFSLRPATLIAISLLGTFYIFMLFVLRCITLKDIKMLTGS; via the coding sequence ATGCGAAAAAAAACATTAATCACTGGTACACTCATTTTAACAATAGCTAGTCTAATTACACGTTTATTAGGCTTTGGATTTAGAGTTTATATGTCCAATATCATGGGAGCAGAAGGGATGGGGCTCTATCAGCTGCTATTTCCTATCTACATGCTGTTATGGGCTGCATCTTCTGCTGGGATATCTCTTGCTGTATCTAAAATGGTTGCTGAGCAAACTTCAAGAAATCAACATAGTAATGCTGTCAGAATTCTTAAGACCTCCCTATGTATTGCGTTAGGTATAAGTGTCATTTTATCTTTAGCACTTTACACTTTTTCTTCATTTATTGCAACCTATTATATTCATGAACCTATTACAACTTTATCACTTAAAATACTTGCAGCATGTATTCCTTTTATGTCTGCAGCCTGCTGCATTCGCGGCTATTTCCAGGGTCGGCAGGAAATGACTGTATCAGCACTTGCTCAAATCGTTGAACAAGTGGCTCGTATGCTTGTTATTTATCTATTTGCAGGCTTTTTCATCCCAAAGGGGCTTGAATATGCATGCGCCCTAGGTGTTTTAGGCATGTGCATTGGGGAAGTCTTTTCATTTATTTTGTCCTTTGCGGCTTTTCGCTTAAAAAAACGCCAACTCTATTTCACCAAAGCAACACTTAATTATCACACGACTTTTAATACACTGCTTGCCCTATCTATTCCTATTACTGCCAACCGTTTTTTAACATCTGGCTTGCAATCTTTTGAAAATATATTGATTCCAATACAGCTTCAAAAATTTGGACTCGACTCAAGCAGTGCACTTGCTCTTTATGGGAAATTCAGTGGTATGGCGCTTCCGCTTCTTTTCTTCCCATCTATGGTTACAATGTCTTTATCCACTGTATTGGTGCCTGCTATATCTGAGGCTGTTAGCAGAAATAATCATTTAACACTGCAAAAGATCATCTCCAAAGCTATTCAATTTTCTTGTCTGATAGGCGTAGGCGCAACTGCTCTTTTTTTATCACTTTCAAAAGAAATTGCTCTTGCATGCTATGGACTTGAAGATGTAGGCGAACTTCTTAAACTACTTGCTATTATCTGTCCATTTCTTTATTTGCAAAATATCCTTACCGGAACAATGAATGGACTTGGTATGCAGAAACAAACTTTTAAAACCAATATTTTAGGTTCATTAACCTGCATTTCTATTATATTAACTATTGTTCCGCTAAAGGGCATTTTAGGCTTTGTACTCGCACTCCTTATTCAATCAGGCTTTGTCACAGTAATGCTCTTATGGCACGTATTAAAAAACATAGATCTGCCCGTTGATATTAATAATTGGGTCGTTAAGCCTATCGTGGCCGCACTTGCGGGAGCGCTTACCACTACATATATTCATCACACTTATTTGATGCCCGCTTTTTCTCTAAGGCCCGCTACACTCATTGCTATCTCTTTACTCGGAACTTTCTATATTTTTATGCTTTTTGTGCTACGGTGTATTACCCTAAAAGACATTAAGATGCTTACAGGGTCCTAG
- the tgt gene encoding tRNA guanosine(34) transglycosylase Tgt has translation MYELLKVEGRAKRGRFHTPHGTIETPVFMNVATVAAIKGALSTEDLENIGTQVVLANTYHLHLRPGDELIRELGGLHRFMVWDKPILTDSGGFQVFSLAAMRKIKEEGVHFSSHIDGRKIFMGPEESMQIQSHIGSTIAMAFDECPPALSDRDYIIPSVERTTRWLKRCMDEMNRLNTLEETINKKQMLFGINQGGVLEDIRIEHAKIISEFDLPGYAVGGLAVGESHADMYNVLEAVVPYLPQNKPTYLMGVGTPENILEAVSRGIDFFDCVLPARNGRHGHVYTNEGKLNLFNKVHEKDSSPLAEDCNCPTCKQHSRAYIRHLLKAKEMLGMRLCVLHNLHYFNNLMLEIRNALDQGNFESYKKMRLEGYKNN, from the coding sequence ATGTATGAATTACTAAAAGTAGAAGGACGTGCAAAAAGGGGACGATTTCATACACCACACGGGACAATCGAAACACCTGTATTTATGAATGTAGCGACTGTAGCGGCTATTAAGGGCGCATTATCTACAGAGGATTTAGAAAATATAGGAACGCAAGTAGTGCTTGCAAACACATATCATCTGCATCTTAGACCCGGTGATGAGCTTATTCGGGAACTCGGGGGACTTCACCGTTTTATGGTATGGGACAAGCCTATACTCACAGATTCAGGAGGGTTTCAAGTTTTTTCATTGGCAGCTATGCGTAAGATCAAAGAAGAAGGGGTTCACTTTTCTTCCCATATAGATGGCAGGAAAATTTTTATGGGACCAGAAGAAAGTATGCAAATACAATCTCATATAGGCTCTACAATTGCCATGGCTTTTGATGAGTGTCCGCCGGCACTGTCTGATAGAGATTATATTATACCTTCTGTTGAAAGAACGACCAGATGGCTAAAGCGCTGCATGGATGAGATGAACAGATTAAATACTTTAGAAGAAACTATTAATAAAAAACAAATGCTCTTTGGTATTAATCAAGGCGGAGTACTTGAAGATATCAGGATAGAACATGCAAAAATTATTAGCGAGTTTGATCTGCCGGGTTATGCTGTAGGTGGACTTGCTGTAGGTGAGTCCCATGCAGATATGTACAACGTATTAGAAGCTGTTGTACCTTATTTGCCGCAAAATAAGCCGACGTATTTAATGGGAGTAGGGACGCCAGAAAATATTCTAGAGGCTGTTTCACGAGGCATAGATTTCTTTGACTGTGTATTACCAGCAAGAAATGGCAGACATGGGCATGTTTATACAAATGAGGGCAAGCTGAATTTATTTAACAAAGTGCATGAAAAGGATAGCTCGCCTTTAGCCGAAGACTGTAATTGCCCTACTTGTAAGCAGCACAGCAGAGCTTATATCAGACATCTCTTAAAAGCGAAAGAAATGCTCGGTATGAGATTATGTGTACTGCACAACTTACACTACTTTAATAATTTAATGTTAGAAATCCGCAATGCATTAGACCAAGGTAACTTTGAAAGTTACAAAAAAATGCGTTTAGAAGGATATAAAAACAACTAA
- a CDS encoding polya polymerase — protein sequence MKITNITDVDSFFKTVDQCKGEIELITSEGDKLNLRSKLCQYVSLTKIFSDAKIDEITIAVSDTADVELLLKYLITR from the coding sequence ATAAAGATCACAAACATAACAGATGTAGATAGTTTCTTTAAAACTGTTGATCAATGCAAAGGGGAAATAGAGTTAATAACTTCTGAAGGGGATAAATTAAACTTACGTTCAAAATTATGCCAATATGTTTCTTTAACAAAGATATTCTCTGATGCTAAAATTGACGAGATAACCATTGCCGTTTCTGATACGGCTGATGTTGAGTTACTTCTTAAATACTTAATTACAAGATAG
- a CDS encoding TrmB family transcriptional regulator, with the protein MNFNEALQKIGFSPLEATVYITLCKHGSLTGYEVAKLSGISRSNVYAALYSLQDKGMCSVSEGESTKYVALSKEELILSAKRSMSEVLAEIDTHFPDRIDVSEPYITIKGYDNVLAKVKNSILLCHSHLYILSTSAYVELFKEELLTISSSKKVTILCNEKLDLGPNVAIGPRNKAPQGFHMIIDTKSIITGDLKPEGSQCLYSTNQSLVRMMRESFITELDNITLTNY; encoded by the coding sequence ATGAACTTTAATGAAGCACTTCAAAAAATAGGCTTTTCACCCCTTGAAGCAACTGTCTATATTACCTTATGCAAACACGGCTCTTTAACTGGCTACGAGGTAGCTAAGCTCAGCGGTATCTCCCGCTCAAATGTTTATGCTGCTTTATATAGCCTGCAAGATAAAGGCATGTGCTCTGTATCCGAAGGAGAATCCACGAAATATGTGGCACTTTCTAAAGAAGAGCTTATCCTCTCGGCAAAACGCTCTATGTCTGAAGTTCTTGCTGAAATTGATACGCATTTTCCTGACAGGATAGATGTATCTGAACCTTATATCACTATAAAAGGCTATGATAATGTGCTCGCAAAGGTTAAAAACAGCATATTACTTTGTCACTCACATCTTTATATTTTAAGTACTTCAGCTTATGTTGAACTCTTTAAAGAAGAATTACTGACGATCAGCAGTTCTAAAAAAGTCACTATTTTATGTAATGAAAAGCTTGATCTAGGACCAAACGTGGCAATAGGACCCAGAAATAAAGCCCCCCAAGGCTTTCATATGATTATTGATACTAAATCTATCATTACCGGAGATTTAAAACCCGAAGGCTCTCAATGCCTCTACTCAACGAATCAATCATTAGTTCGTATGATGCGGGAATCTTTTATTACTGAACTCGATAATATTACTTTAACCAATTATTAA
- a CDS encoding secondary thiamine-phosphate synthase enzyme YjbQ, with product MIHTLNISTPKRDAMLDITHMVQQYVDKTNLQDGYCIIYVPHTTAGLTINENADPDVQRDMLYALDKAYPRQADYRHFEGNSAAHIKASTVGFQQTVLINAGKLLLGRWQGIYFCEFDGPRQRQVFISIFGEK from the coding sequence ATGATTCATACGCTTAATATTTCAACACCTAAAAGAGATGCGATGTTAGATATTACACATATGGTACAGCAATATGTTGATAAAACCAATCTTCAAGATGGCTATTGTATCATTTATGTGCCGCATACAACAGCAGGGCTTACTATTAATGAAAACGCTGATCCAGATGTACAAAGAGATATGCTTTATGCACTTGATAAGGCTTATCCGAGGCAAGCTGATTATAGACATTTTGAAGGCAATTCAGCAGCACATATTAAGGCATCGACTGTAGGATTTCAGCAAACAGTACTTATTAATGCAGGTAAACTTCTACTCGGAAGGTGGCAAGGTATTTATTTTTGTGAGTTTGACGGCCCGAGACAAAGACAAGTTTTTATCAGTATATTTGGGGAAAAATAA
- a CDS encoding CDIF630_02480 family spore surface protein has product MENKAAEPVRGEKNKRLFSNDPIKNEGTAAWADAERLMKETQVNVPSERNVINAKEWVDNGSRL; this is encoded by the coding sequence ATGGAAAATAAAGCAGCTGAACCTGTAAGAGGAGAAAAGAACAAAAGACTTTTTAGCAATGATCCTATAAAAAATGAAGGGACAGCGGCTTGGGCCGATGCTGAGAGACTCATGAAAGAAACCCAAGTTAATGTGCCTTCTGAAAGAAATGTTATCAACGCTAAAGAATGGGTAGATAACGGAAGTAGATTATAG
- the lysA gene encoding diaminopimelate decarboxylase: MHTLNGIFTQQTNFYGGNDVFDLMSQYGSPLYVYNEDILRSRCKEMKNLVTYDNFVPHYSIKANTNIHLLKIVREEGLHADVMSPGEIFLALESGYTADELFFIPNNVTKEDMIYAIEHNVTTSIDSLDQLKLYGELNPGGKVAIRFNPGVGAGHHEKVVTAGKKTKFGVGPESIPEVKKLLETYNLTLVGINQHIGSLFMDPTPYIQSLDSILDIARHFDDLEFVDLGGGFGIPYHKQDGEARLDIKSLGEKLDEVLHAFAASYGKKIQFQIEPGRYIVAESSAILGAVTATKSNGGTKYIGCDIGFNQLQRPIMYDSHHDIELYSTEERAAVSGPFTVVGNICESGDILAKDRILPEAQTGDIIALMDAGAYGYCMASCYNQRFRPAEVLITSDGSTKLIRKRDTFEDLIRNMI; the protein is encoded by the coding sequence ATGCACACTTTAAACGGTATTTTTACACAACAAACAAATTTTTATGGCGGAAACGATGTATTTGATCTTATGAGCCAATACGGAAGTCCCCTTTATGTTTATAACGAAGACATCCTAAGATCTCGTTGTAAAGAAATGAAAAACTTAGTGACTTATGATAACTTTGTACCACATTATTCCATCAAAGCCAATACCAATATTCACTTATTAAAAATTGTTCGCGAAGAAGGTTTGCACGCTGATGTTATGAGCCCTGGAGAAATATTTCTGGCACTTGAAAGCGGTTATACGGCGGATGAGCTTTTCTTTATTCCAAACAATGTAACTAAGGAAGATATGATTTATGCGATAGAACACAATGTAACAACTAGTATTGATTCTCTTGATCAGCTTAAGTTATATGGTGAACTTAATCCTGGCGGGAAGGTAGCTATTAGGTTTAATCCTGGAGTAGGTGCCGGCCATCATGAGAAAGTCGTTACAGCTGGCAAAAAGACAAAATTTGGTGTAGGTCCTGAATCTATTCCTGAAGTAAAAAAACTTCTTGAAACTTACAACCTCACTTTAGTTGGAATCAATCAGCACATTGGTTCTTTATTCATGGACCCTACCCCTTATATTCAAAGTCTGGATTCTATCTTAGATATCGCTAGACACTTTGATGATTTAGAGTTTGTTGATCTTGGCGGTGGATTTGGTATTCCTTACCACAAACAAGATGGCGAGGCACGCTTAGATATTAAATCCCTTGGCGAAAAACTTGATGAGGTCCTTCATGCCTTTGCAGCATCCTACGGTAAGAAAATTCAGTTTCAAATTGAACCAGGCAGATACATCGTTGCTGAGTCAAGCGCCATTCTTGGGGCTGTAACCGCTACTAAATCTAATGGGGGTACTAAGTATATTGGCTGTGATATAGGCTTTAATCAACTTCAAAGACCTATTATGTATGATTCACATCACGACATTGAGCTTTATTCGACAGAAGAAAGAGCAGCAGTATCCGGGCCTTTCACTGTAGTAGGTAATATTTGTGAAAGCGGAGATATCCTTGCAAAAGACCGCATACTTCCAGAAGCTCAAACAGGAGACATCATTGCATTAATGGATGCTGGTGCATATGGCTATTGTATGGCTTCTTGCTATAATCAAAGATTTAGACCTGCTGAAGTGTTAATTACATCTGATGGGTCTACAAAGTTAATCAGAAAAAGAGATACTTTTGAAGATTTAATTAGAAATATGATTTAA
- the aroC gene encoding chorismate synthase — translation MSGSIFGKMFCISTFGESHGNALGVVIDGCPSNITLSHEDIMENMNRRKPGNAAVATSRQEDDIVEILSGVFEGKTTGTPIALMIKNTNQKSHDYSKIQNVYRPSHADYSFDMKYGIRDYRGGGRSSGRETVARVAAGAVAKKFLKELGIEVTAYTRSIGPIKVEEKDFNLLEMRTNPVNMPSNKTADLALDYIQSVKKNQDSVGGTVECIITGLKAGIGEPVFDKLDATLAYAIMGIGGVKAFEVGAGTEASLMLGSVYNDAFYNHNGKVSKRSNHSGGILGGISDGTDVFIKAHFKPTPSISQPQHTLDNMLHDTTIEITGRHDPVIVPRAVVVVESMAALAVADLLLCNLSSNIENIKNNY, via the coding sequence ATGTCAGGTTCAATATTTGGTAAAATGTTTTGTATTTCTACGTTCGGCGAATCGCATGGGAATGCCCTTGGTGTAGTTATTGATGGTTGTCCTTCTAATATCACCTTGTCTCATGAAGATATTATGGAAAACATGAATAGAAGAAAACCGGGCAATGCTGCCGTGGCTACATCTCGCCAAGAAGATGATATCGTTGAAATATTATCTGGCGTATTTGAAGGTAAAACAACTGGAACGCCCATAGCACTTATGATCAAGAATACTAATCAAAAATCTCATGATTATTCTAAAATTCAAAATGTCTACAGGCCTTCTCATGCAGATTATTCTTTTGATATGAAATATGGTATAAGAGATTACCGTGGGGGCGGTCGTTCTTCTGGACGTGAAACAGTTGCACGGGTAGCGGCTGGTGCAGTGGCAAAAAAATTCTTAAAAGAACTGGGTATAGAGGTAACAGCTTATACAAGATCCATAGGCCCCATTAAAGTTGAAGAGAAGGATTTTAATTTATTAGAAATGCGTACTAATCCAGTTAATATGCCTAGCAATAAGACAGCGGACCTAGCCCTAGATTATATTCAATCTGTCAAGAAAAATCAAGATTCCGTGGGCGGCACAGTAGAATGTATAATTACTGGTCTAAAAGCTGGTATTGGAGAACCTGTATTTGATAAACTGGATGCTACGCTCGCTTATGCTATTATGGGTATCGGCGGTGTAAAAGCATTTGAAGTAGGTGCTGGTACTGAAGCTTCTCTTATGTTGGGCTCAGTTTATAATGATGCCTTCTATAATCATAATGGCAAAGTTTCTAAACGCTCTAATCACTCCGGAGGAATATTAGGTGGTATTTCAGATGGCACCGATGTTTTTATAAAAGCACATTTTAAACCAACGCCCTCTATCTCTCAGCCTCAGCATACACTTGATAACATGCTGCACGATACAACCATTGAGATTACTGGCCGTCATGATCCTGTCATTGTACCTAGAGCTGTGGTTGTTGTAGAATCTATGGCTGCACTTGCAGTTGCTGACTTACTGTTATGTAATCTTAGTTCCAATATAGAAAATATTAAAAATAATTATTAG